The following proteins come from a genomic window of Rattus norvegicus strain BN/NHsdMcwi chromosome 8, GRCr8, whole genome shotgun sequence:
- the Lztfl1 gene encoding leucine zipper transcription factor-like protein 1 isoform X1, which produces MAELGLNEHHQNEVINYMRFARSKRGLRLKTVDSCFQDLKESRLVEETFTIDEVSEVLNGLQAVVHSEVESELINTAHTNVLLLRQLFSQAEKWYLKLQTDVSELENRELLEQVAEFEKAEFASSNKKPIIDITKPKLVPINEGGTTELLNKEILRLQQENEKLKSRLKTIETQAVNALDEKSKLERVLQDLQLDQGNQQDFIKAQDLDDLENTVAALKSEFQKTLNDKTENQKSLEENLAAAKHDLLRVQEQLSMAEKELEKKFQQTAAYRNMKEILTKKNDQIKDLRKRLAKYESED; this is translated from the exons GCAGAGTTGGGCCTAAATGAGCACCATCAAAATGAAGTCATTAATTACATGCGTTTCGCTCGTTCAAAAAGAGGCTTGAGACTTAAAACGGTAGATTCCTGCTTTCAAGACCTCAAGGAAAGCAG GCTGGTGGAGGAGACTTTCACCATCGATGAGGTTTCAGAAGTCCTCAATGGGCTGCAGGCTGTGGTACACAGTGAGGTGGAGTCTGAGCTCATCAATACAGCTCACACCAATGTCCTGCTCCTCCGGCAGCTGTTCTCACAAGCCGAGAAGTGGTACCTAAAGCTACAGACAGACGTCTCTGAACTTGAGAACAG agaattATTAGAACAAGTTGCTGAGTTTGAAAAGGCAGAATTTGCATCTTCAAATAAAAAG CCCATCATAGATATCACAAAGCCTAAACTTGTTCCAATTAACGAAGGTGGAACAACTGAACTCCTAAACAAG GAAATTTTAAGACTTCAACAAGAAAATGAGAAACTAAAGTCAAGGCTGAAGACCATTGAAACACAG GCTGTAAATGCGCTGGATGAGAAGTCAAAATTGGAACGAGTACTTCAAGATTTACAGCTTGATCAAGGAAATCAACAG GATTTTATCAAGGCCCAAGACTTGGATGACTTGGAAAACACAGTTGCAGCTCTTAAGAGTGAATTTCAGAAGACACTTAACgacaagacagaaaaccaaaagtCTTTGGAGGAAAACCTAGCAGCAGCCAAACATGACCTCCTCAGAGTACAGGAGCAGCTGAGCATGGCTGAAAAG GAGTTAGAGAAGAAATTTCAACAAACAGCAGCTTATCGAAACATGAAAGAGATTCTCACTAAAAAGAATGATCAAATCAAAGACCTTCGGAAAAGACTTGCAAA ATATGAATCTGAAGATTAA